The Paraburkholderia megapolitana genomic sequence CAGCCGGCGAGCATACCGAGAGCGAGCGCCAGCGCCGCCATGCGGGTTGCGTGGAGGGAAAGTGCGGAACGTTTCATGAGGTCCTTCGTGAAGCTGGAACGCGGTGCCTGGTTCTGAGCCGGAACGTGGCGGGATCGACGTCGGTTAAGGAAATGCCTGTGACGGTGCAGCCCGGTCGAGCAACCGGGCCAGCCCCGCTTCAGCCCATCAAGCCCGCTTCGCGCAGCGCGGCGAGCACGCCTTCGTGGTAGTGCGCATCGAGCGGTGTAAGCGGCAGGCGGATGCCGCCCTGAATGCGACCCAGTTGCTGCAACGCCCATTTCGCAGGAATCGGATTCGATTCGACGAACAGGTTCTTGTGCAGCGACCACAACTTCAGATGAATGGCGCGGGCAGTCTTTGCGTCGGCGGCAAGCGCGGCCTTGCAGAGCTCGCTCATCGCGCGCGGCGCGACGTTGGCGGTGACCGAGATATTGCCGTGGCCGCCCAGCAGCATCAACGCGATCGCCGTCGGATCGTCGCCGCTGTAGATGCCGAAATGTGCGGGCGCCGACTTGATCAGGTGCGCGGCGCGGTCGATATTGCCGGTCGCTTCTTTCACGCCGACCACGCCTGGCACGCGGGCCAGACGCAGGATCGTCTCGTTCGACATATCCGCGACCGTGCGGCCCGGTACGTTGTAGAGGATGACCGGCAGATCGACTGTTTCCGCGATTTTCGAAAAATGGCGGTAGATGCCTTCCTGGGTCGGTTTGTTGTAGTAAGGCACGACCTGCAGCGTCGCATCGGCGCCGGCACGCTTCGCGTGCTCGGTCAGCTCGATCGCTTCCGCCGTGGAGTTGCCGCCCGAGCCCGCGATCACCGGAATCCGGCCCGCTGTGTGCTCGACTGCGGTCTTGATCATCAGCACGTGCTCGTCGACCGACAGCGTCGCCGATTCGCCGCTCGTCCCGACGACGACCAGCCCGTTCGTGCCCTCTTCGATGTGCCAGTCGATCAGTTTGCGGAACGCCGGCAGATCGAGGCTACCGTCTTCCTGCATCGGCGTAATGATGGCAGGGATGCTGCCGCGAATCTGGATGCCGTCGTTGCTATGTGTGCCGTTAGTCATGAAACGCCATGAATTGAATCGGTAAAACGCGATTGTAGCGGATTAGCCGGCCAGAACGTAACGCGGAGGGGGTCGTGCACCTTCCGTATCGTTGTCACCGGGTGCCTCGAAAATCGCACAGATCCGCTGGACATAAGCCTGACGCGGTTGTGCGAGAAAACCATCGGTGAATGCGACAACCCGCAGCCGCCCGCGGACGACCTCGAGCAACTCGCCCGGCGCCAGCAGAAATTCTGGCCGGGACGGTTTGCCGACCGTCTGGTTGCCGTGCGCGAAGGTTTCGTAAATCAACACGCCGCCGGGGGCGAGCGCGTCGAGCAGCGTCGTGAACAGCGGTCGATGCAGGTAGTTCGTCACGATCACGGCGGCGAACTGTGCGTCCGCGCGCAGGGGCCATGGCGCGCCTTCGAGATCGGCGGCGAGCGCGGCAATGCGCGGTTCGTCGCGCATCGTGGCCAGCGCGTCGATGTCGCGATCGATGGCCGTCACCGGATGGCCGCGCTCAGCGAACCAGCGGGCGTGCCGGCCGCGCCCCGAGGCAACGTCGAGCACCGCACCACCCGGCGCGATCAGATGCGCCCAGTTGCAGACCCAGCTCGACGGCTCGGCCAGACTGGCCGTGAACAAGGGCTGATCGCTCATGCTCACAGACAGCAACGCGGCGCCGCGGACGCGCTCAGTTGTACGCGAGGCCCATCGCCTCGCGCACGTCACGCATCGTCTCGACGGCGAAGCGGCGGGCCTTGTCGCAACCATCCGCGGCAATCGCGCGTAGCAGCGACGGATCGTCCATGTATTTCTGCGCGCGTTCCAGCATCGGCTGCTGCTCGCGCAGGATGCCGTCGATCACCGGCTGCTTGCAGTCGAGGCAACCGATGCCTGCCGTACGACAGCCCTTCTGCACCCACTCGTGCGTCGTTTCGTCGGTGTACGCCTGGTGCAGTTGCCAGACCGGGCATTTGTCAGGATCACCCGGATCGGTACGGCGCACGCGCGCCGGATCGGTCGGCATCGTGCGAACCTTCTTCGTGATCGTCTCGGCGTCTTCGCGCAGGCCGATCGTGTTGCCGTACGACTTCGACATTTTCTGTCCGTCGAGCCCCGGCATCCGCGATGCTTCGGTGAGCAAAGCTTGTGACTCGGGAAGAATGATCTTGCGCGCGCCTTCCAGATAGCCGAAGAGCCGCTCGCGATCGTTCAGCGACAGGCTCTGCGATTCCTGCAGCATCGCACGCCCCTGCTCGAGCGCCTCGTCGTCGCCTTCCTGCTGATACGCGTTGCGCAATTCGTGATACAGCTTCGAGCGCTTGCCGCCCAGTTTCTTCGCGGCCTCGAGCGCTTTCTCTTCGAAGCCCGGTTCGCGCCCGTACATGTAGTTGAAGCGGCGCGCGATTTCGCGTGTCATTTCGACGTGCGGCACCTGGTCTTCGCCAACCGGCACGAGCGACGCGCGATACAACAGGATGTCGGCCGCCATCAGCACCGGATAGCCGAGAAAGCCGTAGGTGGACAAGTCCTTGTCCTTCAACTTCTCCATCTGCTCCTTGTAGGTCGGCACGCGTTCAAGCCAGCCGAGCGGCGTGCTCATGCCGAGCAAGAGCGCCAGTTCCGCGTGCTCGGGCACCCGGCTCTGGATAAACAGCGTCGCCTGCGCCGGATCGATCCCGGAAGCGAGCCAGTCGGTCAGCACATCCCAGACGTTCTTTTCGATGACCTCGGGTGTTTCGTAGTGCGTCGTCAGCGCATGCCAGTCGACGACGCAGAAGAAGCACGGGTATTCGGATTGCAGCCGCACCCAGTTTTTCAGCAC encodes the following:
- the dapA gene encoding 4-hydroxy-tetrahydrodipicolinate synthase, with translation MTNGTHSNDGIQIRGSIPAIITPMQEDGSLDLPAFRKLIDWHIEEGTNGLVVVGTSGESATLSVDEHVLMIKTAVEHTAGRIPVIAGSGGNSTAEAIELTEHAKRAGADATLQVVPYYNKPTQEGIYRHFSKIAETVDLPVILYNVPGRTVADMSNETILRLARVPGVVGVKEATGNIDRAAHLIKSAPAHFGIYSGDDPTAIALMLLGGHGNISVTANVAPRAMSELCKAALAADAKTARAIHLKLWSLHKNLFVESNPIPAKWALQQLGRIQGGIRLPLTPLDAHYHEGVLAALREAGLMG
- a CDS encoding class I SAM-dependent methyltransferase — protein: MSDQPLFTASLAEPSSWVCNWAHLIAPGGAVLDVASGRGRHARWFAERGHPVTAIDRDIDALATMRDEPRIAALAADLEGAPWPLRADAQFAAVIVTNYLHRPLFTTLLDALAPGGVLIYETFAHGNQTVGKPSRPEFLLAPGELLEVVRGRLRVVAFTDGFLAQPRQAYVQRICAIFEAPGDNDTEGARPPPRYVLAG
- a CDS encoding tryptophan--tRNA ligase, which gives rise to MFPDRIFSGMRPTGSLHLGHYHGVLKNWVRLQSEYPCFFCVVDWHALTTHYETPEVIEKNVWDVLTDWLASGIDPAQATLFIQSRVPEHAELALLLGMSTPLGWLERVPTYKEQMEKLKDKDLSTYGFLGYPVLMAADILLYRASLVPVGEDQVPHVEMTREIARRFNYMYGREPGFEEKALEAAKKLGGKRSKLYHELRNAYQQEGDDEALEQGRAMLQESQSLSLNDRERLFGYLEGARKIILPESQALLTEASRMPGLDGQKMSKSYGNTIGLREDAETITKKVRTMPTDPARVRRTDPGDPDKCPVWQLHQAYTDETTHEWVQKGCRTAGIGCLDCKQPVIDGILREQQPMLERAQKYMDDPSLLRAIAADGCDKARRFAVETMRDVREAMGLAYN